One region of Bosea sp. 29B genomic DNA includes:
- a CDS encoding RidA family protein, which yields MTSANLRHNPDAVAPPTQNLYAHGVEVPKNSRQLYVAGQVGVRRDGSLPATLEEQVEQLMANFEAILASAGMDFTDVVKITAFCLKPADIITYANIRNRYFKGNPPATTAVVVAGLALSEWLIEADLTAAKRD from the coding sequence ATGACCTCCGCCAACCTTCGTCACAACCCCGATGCCGTCGCGCCGCCGACGCAGAACCTCTACGCCCATGGTGTCGAGGTCCCGAAGAACAGCCGCCAGCTTTATGTCGCCGGCCAGGTCGGCGTGCGCCGCGACGGCTCGCTACCAGCGACGCTGGAGGAACAGGTCGAGCAGTTGATGGCGAACTTCGAGGCGATCCTCGCCTCGGCCGGCATGGACTTCACCGATGTCGTGAAGATCACCGCCTTCTGCCTGAAGCCGGCCGACATCATCACCTACGCCAATATCCGCAACCGCTATTTCAAGGGCAATCCGCCGGCCACGACCGCAGTCGTCGTCGCCGGGCTCGCTCTGTCGGAGTGGCTGATCGAAGCCGATCTCACCGCCGCCAAGCGGGATTGA
- a CDS encoding lipocalin-like domain-containing protein — protein MILEALISTWRLKSHRQELPETGEVLYPRGDKPQGLLTYTSDRRFSIINAPEERAPPKGLGPTDEEALGLFKGLTAYAGHYSVSGETVTHHVEVSWNEAWSGTDQVRRYKLEGDILIIIAGPSHSPWDGRLTISTLIWDRVR, from the coding sequence ATGATCCTTGAGGCCCTGATCTCGACCTGGCGGCTGAAATCGCACCGGCAGGAGCTGCCGGAGACCGGCGAGGTGCTCTATCCGCGGGGCGACAAGCCGCAGGGGCTGCTGACCTACACCAGCGACCGCCGCTTCTCGATCATCAACGCGCCTGAGGAACGGGCGCCGCCCAAGGGTCTCGGCCCGACCGACGAGGAGGCGCTCGGCCTGTTCAAGGGCCTGACCGCCTATGCCGGCCATTACTCGGTTTCCGGCGAGACCGTGACCCACCATGTCGAGGTCTCCTGGAACGAGGCCTGGTCCGGCACCGACCAGGTCCGCCGCTACAAGCTCGAAGGCGACATCCTGATCATCATCGCCGGCCCCTCGCACAGCCCCTGGGACGGCCGGCTGACGATCTCGACGCTGATCTGGGATCGCGTGCGCTGA
- a CDS encoding oligopeptide/dipeptide ABC transporter ATP-binding protein: protein MSLLEVTGATRHYQVSAGLRRGRVLQAVRGIDLAVEEGEILAIVGESGCGKSTLARLLLGIEEPSSGSITVGGKPIGAYGRVERAKLIQPIFQDPYSSLNPRTTVGGAIAAPLEVRGVGNGRSRLAAVHEIMDAVGLARYLAGAYPSQLSGGQRQRVAIARALIGEPKILICDEPTSALDVSVQSQILNLLARLHRSFRLTIVLISHNLAVVGHLADRVAVMYLGKVVEAGPTEAVFAEPRHPYTRELMQAILPPEPGRGLPELHLKGEFPSPLAPPAGCAFHPRCVRASAACREAVPELAGGERLVACHYPLREPVHA from the coding sequence ATGAGCCTGCTCGAAGTCACCGGCGCGACGCGCCACTATCAGGTCAGCGCCGGCCTGCGCCGCGGGCGGGTGCTGCAGGCCGTGCGCGGCATCGACCTCGCGGTCGAGGAGGGCGAGATCCTCGCCATCGTCGGCGAGTCCGGCTGCGGCAAGAGCACGCTCGCCCGGCTCCTGCTCGGCATCGAGGAGCCGAGTTCGGGCAGCATCACGGTCGGCGGCAAGCCGATCGGAGCCTATGGCCGAGTCGAGCGGGCCAAGCTGATCCAGCCGATCTTCCAGGACCCGTATTCCTCGCTCAATCCGCGCACGACGGTGGGAGGTGCGATCGCCGCTCCGCTCGAAGTCCGGGGCGTCGGCAATGGCCGCTCGCGCCTCGCGGCGGTCCACGAGATCATGGATGCCGTCGGTCTGGCGCGCTATCTCGCCGGCGCCTATCCGAGCCAGCTCTCGGGCGGGCAGCGCCAGCGCGTCGCCATCGCCCGCGCTTTGATCGGCGAGCCCAAGATCCTGATCTGCGACGAGCCAACCTCGGCGCTCGACGTCTCCGTGCAGTCGCAGATCCTCAACCTGCTCGCCCGCCTGCATCGCAGCTTCCGGCTGACCATCGTGCTGATCAGCCACAACCTTGCCGTGGTCGGTCATCTCGCCGACCGGGTCGCGGTGATGTATCTCGGCAAGGTCGTCGAGGCCGGGCCGACCGAGGCGGTCTTCGCCGAGCCGCGCCATCCCTATACGCGCGAGCTGATGCAGGCGATCCTGCCGCCAGAGCCGGGCCGCGGCCTGCCCGAGCTGCATCTCAAGGGCGAGTTCCCGAGCCCGCTCGCGCCGCCGGCCGGCTGCGCTTTCCACCCCCGCTGCGTCCGCGCGAGCGCCGCCTGCCGCGAGGCTGTGCCCGAGCTCGCCGGGGGCGAACGCCTCGTCGCTTGCCATTACCCCTTGCGCGAGCCCGTCCACGCCTGA